Proteins from one Telopea speciosissima isolate NSW1024214 ecotype Mountain lineage chromosome 1, Tspe_v1, whole genome shotgun sequence genomic window:
- the LOC122645456 gene encoding DEAD-box ATP-dependent RNA helicase 32-like, translated as MQVLSKQVLVLDEADWIQDSGFKKTLNSILSQLPKRRQTLLFSATQRKSVQDLARLSLKDPEYISVHEESVTATPSRLQQTAMIVPLDQKINMLWSFIKTHLNSKILVFLSRCKQVKFVFDAFKKLRPGIPLKCLHGRMKQERTMGICSQFCDTISSLCN; from the exons ATGCAAGTACTCAG CAAACAGGTGTTGGTGCTTGATGAGGCGGACTGGATTCAAGATTCAGGATTTAAAAAGACATTAAATTCAATTCTTTCACAGCTCCCAAAACGGCGGCAAACCTTACTGTTTTCAGCAACTCAAAGAAAGTCTGTTCAGGATCTAGCAAGGTTAAGTTTGAAGGATCCAGAGTATATCAGTGTGCACGAGGAGTCTGTAACTGCTACTCCTAGTCGTTTGCAGCAGACTGCAATGATTGTTCCTCTTGATCAGAAGATAAACATGCTGTGGAGTTTCATAAAGACACATCTTAATTCTAAGATCCTTGTGTTTCTTTCAAGATGCAAGCAG GTGAAATTTGTCTTTGATGCATTCAAGAAGTTGCGACCAGGAATCCCTTTGAAGTGTCTGCACGGACGGATGAAGCAGGAAAGAACAATGGGAATATGTTCTCAGTTCTGCGACACGATCAGTTCTCTTTGCAACTGA
- the LOC122659370 gene encoding pheromone-processing carboxypeptidase KEX1-like — MIDTKYCCMLQGIPKYFAAANGLIGKVFLAIFRDEKGISWSVKLIQDSGRVRLGNGWLEFLSGNRLKEEDLCVFKLVNFEKICRGVENAIVLDVTASTFSSSSSDDDDDDGDDDDDDDDEDDDDDDDDDDDDVDDVDNDEGWTSVNWKNNDRIRIKPHHPFFVISLRRFNFKESRLVRAFNL, encoded by the exons ATGATTGATACAAAGTATTGTTGTATGTTGCAGGGTATTCCCAAGTATTTTGCGGCAGCTAACGGTTTGATCGGAAAAGTCTTCCTAGCTATCTTTAGAGATGAAAAGGGGATTTCATGGTCCGTGAAACTGATCCAGGATAGTGGCCGGGTGCGCTTGGGAAATGGTTGGCTTGAGTTCTTATCTGGAAATcgcttgaaggaagaagacttgtGTGTTTTCAAGCTCGTTAACTTTGAAAAGAT atgcAGAGGAGTTGAAAATGCGATTGTGCTTGATGTTACTGCATCAAccttttcctcctcctcctctgacgacgacgacgacgatggtgatgatgatgatgatgatgatgatgaagatgatgatgatgatgatgatgatgatgatgatgatgttgatgatgttgATAATGATGAGGGATGGACTTCTGTGAATTGGAAGAACAATGACCGGATTAGGATTAAACCACACCATCCATTCTTTGTGATCTCACTCAGGCGATTTAACTTTAAGGAGTCTCGTTTGGTAAGAGCATTCAATTTGTGA
- the LOC122645538 gene encoding agamous-like MADS-box protein AGL80: MPKKIKLELIPEMAARKATFNRRKKGIMKKLHELHTLCDVPICAVIYGPCKEEEPIVWPSPLEVENMINLYKNLPEIQQCRKKVTHEEYLKQRIARVEEKLKRVRKKNRKLKITKLFNECLKNKDFHDQNILDVTDLKDLSKLADEKMKLIDERIETLMGNPPPPPQIGTSRSAAAGEPNGEEI; the protein is encoded by the coding sequence ATGCCTAAGAAGATCAAGCTTGAGTTGATCCCTGAAATGGCAGCAAGGAAAGCCACCTTCaacagaagaaagaagggaataaTGAAGAAGCTTCATGAACTTCACACACTTTGTGATGTTCCAATTTGTGCTGTGATTTATGGTCCTTGTAAAGAAGAAGAGCCTATTGTCTGGCCTTCTCCACTAGAAGTGGAAAATATGATTAATTTGTACAAGAACCTCCCTGAGATACAACAATGTAGGAAGAAGGTGACCCATGAAGAGTATCTGAAGCAAAGGATTGCAAGAGtagaagagaaattgaagagggttcgaaagaagaatagaaagcTTAAGATTACAAAGCTTTTTAATGAATGTTTGAAAAACAAGGATTTTCATGATCAGAACATACTTGATGTAACAGATTTAAAGGATCTGTCAAAGTTGGCTGATGAAAAAATGAAGCTCATTGATGAGAGGATAGAAACCCTTATGGGTaatcctccaccaccaccacagatTGGGACCTCGAGGAGTGCCGCCGCCGGAGAGCCGAACGGAGAGGAGATTTAA